A window of the Vigna angularis cultivar LongXiaoDou No.4 chromosome 3, ASM1680809v1, whole genome shotgun sequence genome harbors these coding sequences:
- the LOC108325474 gene encoding putative white-brown complex homolog protein 30, which translates to MRNHASSLSFLFLFIPFFPTIQCADNTFAPSFYTEEIYKELENLAILLNKDIKAGLGFCVKDVHKDWEEAFDFKGRLDFVDSCVKKKGDFRDRICTVSEIRYYFHGFLEQGATSSNYVKPNRNCNLTSWVSGCEPGWSCSAGKNFDLKKDIKDIPFRTSNCQACCEGFFCPQGLTCMIPCPLGSYCPLAKLNNATGICDPYSYQIPQGETNHSCGSADIWTGVVNNSDIFCSPGSYCPTTTRKVSCDSGYYCRRGSTHQNKCSSLSSCNPNTANQNMHAYGALLIVALSTLLIFIYNCSDQVLVTRERRKAKSREAAAKQVRETVQARERWKIAKDIAKKGKGGGLGEQLSRTFSRKKSAKSDTVKVGNQAKRGMGDTFLPSVQNSSSYEQQSAASDVQKKEPTNLTKMLNSLEDDPHSNEGFNLQIGDKNIKKQMPKGKNLHTQSQILRYAYGQIEKEKAQQEKNKNLTFSGVISMATEGEVRTRPVIEVAFKDLTLTLKGKRKHLLRCVYGKLMPGRVSAVMGPSGAGKTTFLSALAGKARGCTMTGSILINGKAESIHCYRKIIGFVPQDDIVHGNLTVEENLRFSARCRLSADMPKPDKVLIVERVIESLGLQAVRDSLVGTVEKRGISGGQRKRVNVGMEMVMEPSLLILDEPTTGLDSASSTLLLKALRREALEGVNICMVLHQPSYTLFRMFDDIVFLAKGGLTAYHGPVKKVEEYFAGIGINVPDRVNPPDHFIDILEGLVKPNGAVTHEQLPVRWMLHNSYPVPPDMLHFADEIAAASTNSTEANPTKPPEEVDDQSFAGEFWEDMKSNVQMRKDHIEATFLKTKDLSNRRTPGVARQYRYYLGRVCKQTLREGKSQAVDYLLLLVAGAILGTLTKVNDETFGSLGYTYTVIAVSLLCKISALRSFSLDKLQYWRESASGISNLAHFLAKDSIDIFNTVIKPVVYLSMFYFFSNPRSSFASNYVILLCLVYCVTGMAYIMAIYFEPAPAQLWSVLLPVVMTLIANQKKDTLFMKILVKLCYPNWALEAFIIANAERYTGVWLITRCSSLMNNGYNVGDWPICMLALVLYGIIARVVAFFCLVITQKK; encoded by the exons ATGAGGAACCATGCTTCTTCCCtctctttccttttcctcttcATCCCTTTCTTCCCCACGATTCAATGCGCCGATAACACTTTCGCCCCATCCTTTTACACCGAAGAGATATACAAGGAGCTTGAAAACCTCGCCATTCTTTTAAACAAGGATATCAAAGCAGGTTTAGGTTTCTGCGTCAAGGATGT GCACAAAGATTGGGAGGAAGCATTTGATTTTAAAGGAAGGTTGGATTTCGTGGATTCTTGTGTTAAGAAAAAAG GGGATTTCAGAGATAGAATATGTACTGTGTCTGAAATAAGGTATTACTTCCATGGTTTCCTGGAACAAGGGGCAACATCTAGCAACTATGTAAAACCTAACAGGAATTGCAACTTGACTTCGTGGGTTTCTGGTTGTGAACCTGGATGGAGTTGTAGTGCTGGCAAAAATTTTGACCTCAAAAAAGACATAAAGGACATTCCCTTTAGAACCAGCAACTGTCAGGCTTGTTGTGAGGGGTTTTTCTGCCCTCAAGGATTGACTTGCATGATAC CTTGCCCACTAGGTTCTTATTGTCCACTTGCAAAACTGAATAATGCGACTGGAATATGTGACCC ATATAGTTACCAAATACCTCAGGGAGAAACAAATCATAGTTGTGGCAGTGCTGACATATGGACGGGCGTGGTGAACAATAGTGATATCTTTTGTTCTCCAGGATCATACTGCCCCACTACAACACGTAAAGTCTCTTGTGATAGTGG ATATTATTGCAGGAGGGGTTCTACTCATCAAAATA AATGCTCCAGCTTGAGTTCCTGCAATCCAAACACAGCAAACCAAAATATGCATGCTTATGGCGCTTTACTTATT GTTGCATTGAGCACTCTCCTGATCTTCATTTATAATTGTTCTGATCAAGTTCTAGTTACTCGAGAAAGGAGAAAGGCGAAATCTAGAGAAGCTGCTGCTAAACAGGTAAGGGAAACTGTGCAGGCTAGGGAACGATGGAAAATAGCAAAAGATATTGCTAAGAAAGGTAAAGGGGGAGGATTAGGTGAGCAATTATCTCGAACCTTTTCTCGGAAAAAATCAGCGAAATCAGATACCGTAAAGGTTGGTAACCAAGCTAAACGTGGTATGGGAGATACGTTTTTGCCATCGGTACAAAATTCTTCAAGCTATGAGCAACAGTCTGCAGCTTCAGACGTGCAAAAAAAGGAACCTACCAACCTTACTAAAATGTTGAATTCCCTTGAGGATGACCCACATAGCAATGAAGGATTCAACCTACAAATTGGAGATAAAAACATCAAAAAGCAGATGCCAAAGGGCAAGAATTTACACACACAAAGCCAAATTTTAAGGTATGCTTATGGTCAAATTGAGAAGGAGAAAGCTCAACAAGAGAAAAACAAGAACTTGACTTTCTCCGGAGTTATTTCGATGGCCACAGAAGGTGAGGTTCGAACAAGGCCTGTGATTGAGGTAGCTTTTAAGGACTTAACTCTCACTTTGAAAGGTAAAAGAAAACATCTACTGAGATGTGTGTATGGTAAACTCATGCCGGGTAGAGTTTCTGCTGTGATGGGTCCCTCAGGAGCTGGCAAAACTACATTTCTTTCTGCATTGGCAGGGAAGGCAAGAGGATGCACTATGACAGGATCAATTCTAATTAATGGAAAGGCCGAATCCATTCACTGTTATCGGAAAATTATTGGTTTTGTTCCACAAGATGATATTGTGCATGGGAACTTGACCGTGGAAGAAAATCTTCGTTTCAGTGCAAGATGCAG ACTATCCGCGGATATGCCAAAACCAGACAAGGTTCTGATTGTTGAAAGAGTGATTGAGTCCTTAGGACTCCAGGCAGTGAGGGATTCCCTTGTTGGGACAGTAGAAAAACGAGGTATATCTGGGGGACAACGTAAACGTGTAAATGTAGGGATGGAAATGGTTATGGAGCCATCATTATTAATCTTAGATGAACCTACAACTGGTTTAGACAGTGCATCTTCCACTTTATTGCTTAAAGCACTTCGTCGTGAAGCACTAGAAGGGGTAAATATCTGCATGGTACTTCATCAACCAAG CTATACTTTGTTCAGAATGTTTGATGATATAGTGTTTCTAGCCAAAGGTGGTCTTACTGCATATCATGGTCCTGTTAAGAAAGTAGAAGAATACTTTGCTGGCATTGGAATCAATGTACCTGATAGAGTGAATCCTCCCGACCATTTCATTGACATTTTGGAAGGTTTAGTGAAACCAAATGGAGCTGTGACTCATGAGCAGCTTCCTGTCAGATGGATGTTACATAACAGTTACCCAGTACCACCGGATATGCTTCATTTTGCTGATGAAATTGCTGCAGCCTCAACAAATAGCACTGAGGCAAATCCAACAAAGCCCCCAGAGGAAGTTGATGATCAATCCTTTGCTGGAGAGTTTTGGGAGGATATGAAGAGTAATGTTCAGATGCGAAAAGATCATATAGAAGCAACCTTCTTAAAGACTAAGGACTTGTCTAATCGAAGAACTCCTGGTGTAGCTCGACAATACAGATACTACCTTGGACG GGTTTGTAAGCAGACGCTAAGAGAAGGAAAATCACAAGCAGTTGACTATCTTCTTTTATTGGTTGCTGGTGCTATATTAGGAACTCTTACTAAAGTAAATGACGAAACCTTTGGGTCCCTCGGATATACCTATACCGTTATTGCTGTCT CTTTACTTTGCAAGATTTCAGCTCTGAGATCATTTTCTCTGGATAAATTACAATATTGGAGGGAGAGTGCATCTGGAATCAGCAATCTGGCACATTTTTTGGCCAAAGattcaattgatattttcaataCAGTCATAAAACCTGTAGTTTATCTGTCCATGTTCTATTTTTTTAGCAATCCAAGGTCAAGTTTCGCAAGTAATTATGTCATTTTGCTCTGCCTTGTGTACTGTGTAACTGGCATGGCATATATAATGGCAATTTATTTTGAGCCTGCTCCAGCACAATTG TGGTCAGTGCTTCTCCCAGTTGTTATGACTCTCATTGCAAACCAGAAGAAAGACACTCTCTTTATGAAGATCCTTGTAAAGTTGTGCTACCCAAATTGGGCTTTAGAGGCATTTATCATTGCAAATGCTGAAAG gtACACTGGAGTTTGGTTGATTACTCGGTGTAGTTCGCTAATGAATAATGGCTATAATGTCGGAGACTGGCCTATTTGTATGCTTGCCCTCGTTTTGTATGGTATAATTGCTCGAGTTGTGGCCTTCTTTTGTTTAGTGATCACTCAGAAGAAGTGA